A genome region from Carcharodon carcharias isolate sCarCar2 chromosome 17, sCarCar2.pri, whole genome shotgun sequence includes the following:
- the LOC121290229 gene encoding phosphoglycerate mutase 2-like, translated as MACYKLVIVRHGESSWNQENRFCGWFDADLSEKGEGEAKRGAHALREAGYLFDVCYTSVLKRAIRTLWIILEGIDQMWLPVTRTWRLNERHYGGLTGLNKAETAAKHGEEQVKIWRRSFDIPPPPMDEKHPYYCSISKARRYEALTSTELPTCESLKDTIARALPFWNDVIVPQIKAGKRVLIAAHGNSLRGIVKHLEGMSDAAIMDLNLPTGIPIVYELDAHLKPTGPMKFLGDEATVKAAMEAVAAQGKVKK; from the exons ATGGCCTGTTACAAGCTGGTGATCGTGCGGCACGGCGAGAGCTCCTGGAACCAGGAGAACCGCTTCTGCGGCTGGTTCGACGCCGACCTGAgcgagaagggggagggggaggccaaGCGGGGGGCCCACGCTCTCCGGGAGGCCGGCTACCTCTTCGACGTCTGCTACACCTCGGTGCTGAAGAGGGCCATCCGCACCCTCTGGATCATCCTGGAGGGCATCGACCAGATGTGGCTGCCCGTCACCCGCACCTGGCGCCTCAACGAGCGCCACTACGGCGGCCTGACCGGCCTCAACAAGGCGGAGACAGCGGCCAAGCACGGGGAGGAGCAGGTTAAAATCTGGCGCAGATCCTTCGATATTCCGCCGCCGCCCATGGATGAAAAGCACccttattactgctccatcagcaaG GCACGGCGCTACGAGGCCTTAACATCTACTGAGCTGCCAACCTGCGAGAGCCTGAAGGACACCATTGCGCGAGCCTTGCCTTTCTGGAATGACGTGATTGTGCCACAGATTAAGGCTGGCAAGCGTGTGCTGATTGCGGCCCATGGCAACAGTTTGAGGGGCATCGTCAAGCACCTTGAGG GCATGTCTGATGCTGCGATCATGGACCTCAACCTGCCGACTGGTATTCCCATCGTTTACGAGTTGGACGCACACCTGAAGCCCACTGGCCCCATGAAGTTCCTGGGAGATGAGGCGACTGTAAAAGCAGCCATGGAGGCTGTAGCAGCACAAGGCAAAGTCAAGAAGTGA
- the stard7 gene encoding stAR-related lipid transfer protein 7, mitochondrial has product MLSVRRPAMILSPARCKPLGGRYSQWLQPACSSSQALSWREARQLDAWRRQVGGALRWALGLLREGFGAAGGGAARRKMVSILASQCSYVTGQRLRRAQQIWQLYNNLYSEHSRRSLFTNLWRKFQSRHSGSGKLVAAFAAVFMWDNERIQDEELQRCLSDFKSLEVLAAEKHQSREQAECERHRKQDSVWELVIDRPSFRLWRRPITGSHLYQYRVFGTYTDVTPRQFFNVQLDTEYRKKWDELVIKLDVIERDELSGSEIVHWVTHFPYPFYSRDYLYIRRYHVDQKNNLMVLVSRAVEHPDVPESSSYVRVSSYQSQMVIKPHRSFDENGFDYLLTYSDDPQTVFPRYCVSWMVSSGMPDFLEKLHTAAVRARNMEIKVKDYISARVSENIETKPLQNPERKENSCSSQQMDYA; this is encoded by the exons ATGTTGTCCGTGAGGAGACCAGCCATGATCCTCAGTCCAGCTCGGTGCAAGCCGCTTGGAGGGCGTTACTCTCAGTGGCTGCAGCCCGCCTGCTCGTCGAGCCAGGCTCTGAGTTGGCGTGAGGCCCGTCAGCTGGACGcgtggaggaggcaggtgggcGGTGCCCTGCGGTGGGCACTGGGCTTGCTGCGGGAAGGGTTCGGCGCAGCCGGTGGTGGCGCGGCCAGGAGGAAGATGGTGTCGATCCTGGCGAGCCAGTGCAGCTACGTGACCGGACAGAGGCTGAGGAGGgcccagcagatctggcagctgtACAATAACCTGTACTCGGAGCACTCCCGCCGAAGCCTCTTCACCAACCTGTGGCGGAAATTCCAGAGCCGGCACTCAGGCTCCGGCAAGCTGGTGGCAGCTTTCGCCGCTGTCTTCATGTGGGACAACGAGAGGATTCAGGACGAGGAGCTGCAGCG GTGCCTGAGCGATTTCAAAAGCCTGGAGGTCCTGGCGGCCGAGAAGCACCAGAGCCGGGAGCAGGCGGAGTGCGAGAGGCACCGTAAGCAGGACAGCGTGTGGGAGCTGGTGATTGACAGGCCCAGCTTCCGGCTGTGGCGCAGACCCATTACGGGGAGTCATCTCTACCAGTACCGAG TATTTGGAACGTACACAGACGTTACCCCTCGGCAGTTCTTCAACGTGCAG CTCGACACGGAGTACAGGAAGAAATGGGATGAACTGGTTATCAAGCTGGATGTAATCGAGCGGGATGAATTGTCAGGATCAGAGATTGTCCACTGGGTCACACATTTCCCG TATCCCTTTTACTCGCGGGACTACCTGTATATCCGCCGTTATCACGTGGACCAGAAGAACAATCTGATGGTGTTGGTGTCAAG GGCTGTGGAGCATCCGGATGTCCCGGAAAGCTCTAGCTACGTGCGGGTGTCGTCTTATCAGTCCCAGATGGTGATCAAGCCGCATCGATCGTTTGACGAG AATGGCTTTGACTACCTTCTCACGTACAGTGATGACCCGCAGACCGTTTTCCCTCGTTACTGTGTCAGTTGGATGGTGTCTAGCG GCATGCCCGACTTTCTGGAAAAGTTGCACACGGCAGCTGTCCGAGCGAGGAACATGGAAATCAAGGTTAAAGATTACATCAGTGCCCGAGTCTCCGAGAACATCGAAACCAAGCCACTGCAGAACCCTGAGCGCAAAGAGAATAGCTGCAGCTCGCAGCAGATGGACTACGCATAG